The Arachis duranensis cultivar V14167 chromosome 2, aradu.V14167.gnm2.J7QH, whole genome shotgun sequence genome has a window encoding:
- the LOC127744894 gene encoding uncharacterized protein LOC127744894, producing MEKPTTYTEWRLKENQDEPVCNADIFRRRFRMRRHVFIRIVDALSNVYPYFQQRVDATGRRGLSPLQKCTATIRMLAYGVGADDVDDYVRIGESTTIECLEKFVEGVISVFENEYLRKPKPNDVQRLLQMAEGRGFLDMLGSIDCMHWQWKNCPKAWKGMYMSGYRGVATIVLEVVVSSDLWIWHAFFGVSGSNNDINVLDRSPVFDDILNDRTPEVNYTINGNNYTMGYYLADGIYPEWVTFVKSISKPQGEKRKLFAQYQEGQRKDVEQAFGVLQETT from the exons ATGGAGAAGCCAACTACCTACACAGAGTGGCGGCTCAAAGAGAACCAAG ATGAACCGGTGTGTAATGCTGACATTTTCCGACGGAGATTTCGAATGAGAAGACATGTGTTCATTCGGATAGTAGACGCTCTCTCAAACGTCTATCCATATTTCCAACAGAGGGTTGATGCAACTGGAAGACGAGGCTTGTCGCCACTCCAGAAATGTACCGCTACGATACGAATGTTAGCATATGGCGTAGGAGCTGATGATGTTGATGATTATGTGCGCATAGGCGAGAGCACTACAATTGAATGCTTggaaaaatttgttgaaggtgTCATTTCGGTGTTCGAGAATGAATACTTGCGAAAACCCAAACCAAATGACGTACAACGCCTGCTACAAATGGCGGAGGGTCGTGGCTTCCTTGACATGTTGGGTAGCATTGACTGCATGCATTGGCAATGGAAAAATTGTCCAAAGGCGTGGAAAGGTATGTACATGAGTGGTTATCGTGGGGTTGCAACTATAGTACTTGAGGTTGTAGTATCTTCAGACCTTTGGATATGGCATGCGTTCTTTGGAGTTTCTGGTTCAAATAACGATATCAACGTGTTAGATCGTTCTCCAGTATTCGATGATATTCTAAACGATCGTACTCCGGAGGTAAATTATACTATTAATGGTAATAATTATACTATGGGATACTATTTAGCAGATGGTATTTATCCTGAATGGGTCACATTTGTCAAATCAATCTCAAAGCCACAAGGGGAGAAACGCAAGTTATTTGCACAATACCAAGAAGGGCAAAGAAAAGATGTGGAGCAAGCATTCGGAGTGTTGCAAGAGACAACATAA